The following coding sequences are from one Archangium lipolyticum window:
- a CDS encoding DUF58 domain-containing protein: MSLGRPVPTGLAVALVAVALVPAALAVAGSAFVWLAVALDAAVLLLCAFDFLSAPRASDVEVRRGVEPVLSSGTANPVRLELDLAGQKPVRGRVRDEVPSGVEVRGHEQPFSLTPDAPRATLTYTLTPPARGDLRLGDVHLRLLGPLGLCARQVRVPLEQNVKVYPDLSALTREALALAVASDAPAERTLRRSAEGREFESLREYRTGDDYRTVDWKASARRGRTMVRVYQPERNQPVLLLLDCGRHMAGRVDGRRKLDHAVDAALRLAKVSLDAGDMVGVLAFASDVRAYLPPRKGHEHLRLLTESLYRAEAALEESDYGRAYDFAFARSSRRSLVVLFTDLVDPDASGTLLARTLALRPRHLPVVASLLDEDLQGAATRVPSSEQDAYARQAATRLEEDYQRTALTLRDAGALVVRAPAKGFGAAAVNTYLHVKARGIL; the protein is encoded by the coding sequence GTGAGCCTCGGACGGCCCGTCCCCACGGGGCTCGCCGTGGCGCTCGTCGCGGTGGCCCTCGTGCCCGCGGCGCTCGCCGTGGCCGGCTCCGCGTTCGTGTGGCTCGCCGTCGCCCTGGACGCGGCGGTGCTGCTGCTGTGCGCATTCGACTTCCTCTCCGCCCCTCGTGCCTCGGACGTGGAGGTGCGGCGCGGAGTGGAACCTGTCCTCTCCTCGGGCACCGCCAACCCCGTGCGCCTGGAGCTGGATCTGGCCGGACAGAAGCCCGTACGAGGCCGCGTGCGCGACGAGGTGCCCTCGGGCGTAGAGGTACGCGGGCACGAACAGCCCTTCTCCCTCACCCCGGACGCGCCCCGCGCAACCCTCACCTACACCCTCACGCCGCCCGCGCGCGGAGACCTGCGCCTCGGGGATGTGCACCTGCGCCTGCTGGGCCCGCTGGGTCTGTGCGCGCGCCAGGTCCGCGTGCCCCTCGAGCAGAACGTGAAGGTGTACCCGGATCTCTCCGCGCTGACGCGGGAGGCCCTGGCGCTCGCCGTGGCCTCGGATGCACCCGCCGAACGCACCCTGCGCCGCTCCGCCGAGGGCCGTGAGTTCGAGTCCCTGCGCGAGTACCGCACCGGGGATGACTACCGCACGGTGGACTGGAAGGCCTCGGCGCGCCGGGGCCGCACCATGGTGCGCGTGTACCAGCCCGAGCGGAACCAGCCCGTGCTGCTGCTGCTCGACTGCGGGCGTCACATGGCGGGCCGGGTGGATGGCCGACGCAAGCTGGACCACGCGGTGGACGCGGCGCTGCGGCTGGCCAAGGTGAGCCTGGACGCGGGGGACATGGTGGGCGTGCTCGCCTTCGCCAGCGACGTGCGCGCCTACCTCCCGCCACGCAAGGGCCACGAGCACCTGCGTCTGCTCACCGAGTCCCTCTACCGCGCCGAGGCGGCCCTGGAAGAGAGCGACTACGGCCGCGCCTACGACTTCGCCTTCGCGCGCTCCTCGCGGCGCTCGCTGGTGGTGCTCTTCACGGACCTGGTGGATCCGGACGCCTCGGGCACGTTGCTGGCGCGCACCCTGGCGCTGCGTCCCCGCCACCTGCCCGTAGTGGCCTCGCTGCTGGACGAGGACCTCCAGGGAGCCGCCACCCGCGTGCCCTCCTCCGAGCAGGACGCCTACGCGCGTCAGGCCGCCACGCGCCTCGAGGAGGACTACCAGCGCACGGCGCTCACGCTTCGAGACGCGGGTGCACTCGTAGTGCGGGCTCCCGCGAAGGGCTTCGGCGCCGCGGCCGTCAACACCTATCTGCACGTGAAGGCGCGGGGCATCCTGTAA
- a CDS encoding AAA family ATPase, which yields MTSSPTAVATATAPVNRSPALERLVHALEGTVLGQPQVVADLVTAFLARGHVLLEGVPGVAKTLTARSMASALGLAFTRVQFTPDLMPSDILGTNVFRPQDNAFQLVKGPVFTEVLVADEINRTPPKTQAALLEAMEERQVTIDGTTHALPSHFFVVATQNPLELEGTYPLPEAQLDRFLMRVRVGYPPPESELDMVRAFHQRQGKAAQVERVLDASALAELQVQAARVACDDSILSYVVRLIRETRSNPRVRLGASPRSSQALLAAAKARAALNGSDFVTPDDVKSVCPSVLNHRLLLKAEAEVEGLTADDVLRQTLERVQVPR from the coding sequence ATGACGTCGTCGCCTACCGCCGTGGCCACCGCCACGGCCCCCGTCAACCGGAGCCCCGCCCTGGAGCGCCTCGTCCACGCGCTGGAGGGCACGGTGCTCGGCCAGCCTCAGGTGGTGGCCGATCTGGTCACCGCGTTCCTCGCGCGCGGGCACGTGCTGCTGGAGGGCGTCCCCGGCGTGGCCAAGACGCTCACCGCGCGCAGCATGGCCTCCGCCCTGGGCCTCGCCTTCACCCGCGTCCAGTTCACCCCGGACCTGATGCCGAGCGACATCCTCGGCACCAACGTCTTCCGGCCCCAGGACAACGCCTTCCAGCTGGTGAAGGGCCCCGTCTTCACCGAGGTGCTGGTGGCGGATGAAATCAACCGCACCCCGCCCAAGACGCAGGCCGCGCTGCTGGAGGCCATGGAGGAGCGGCAGGTCACCATCGACGGCACCACGCACGCGCTGCCCTCCCACTTCTTCGTGGTGGCCACGCAGAACCCGCTGGAGCTGGAGGGCACCTACCCGCTGCCCGAGGCGCAGCTGGACCGCTTCCTGATGCGGGTGCGCGTGGGCTACCCGCCGCCCGAGTCCGAGCTGGACATGGTGCGCGCCTTCCACCAGCGCCAGGGCAAGGCCGCCCAGGTGGAGCGGGTGCTCGACGCCTCCGCGCTCGCGGAGTTGCAGGTCCAGGCGGCGCGCGTGGCCTGTGACGACTCCATCCTCTCCTACGTGGTACGGCTCATCCGCGAGACGCGCTCCAACCCGCGCGTGCGTCTGGGCGCCTCCCCCCGCTCGTCGCAGGCGCTGCTCGCGGCGGCCAAGGCCCGCGCGGCCCTCAACGGGAGCGACTTCGTCACCCCGGACGACGTGAAGTCCGTCTGCCCCAGCGTCCTCAACCACCGTCTGCTGCTGAAGGCCGAGGCGGAGGTGGAGGGCCTCACCGCGGACGACGTGCTCCGCCAGACGTTGGAGCGCGTCCAGGTCCCCCGGTGA
- a CDS encoding peptidylprolyl isomerase, which produces MGSLRAAVPACLLWSLLLSGCVHSAPSPDTGEGREVAVWEDRRSLADGRLVELASRGAVPVRVRALRALARIQELSTLEAVLTGLGAAEAPVRDEAAFAAGVLALSWEPLTDAEKTRMTEALLAAEAGETDEGVRRTLLDSLGKLATPGAVRRLSERLADGRPGGAGRAAVALGVAARRGASMAEVPLEPVSALTRPGQPEESRYGGAYLLALAKRPEALPFLRGCLGDEAPDVRALCVKGMGDMGGPEDAAVVGRLLSDEAPRVAAEAARSLAKLAGRCGGDCTPMDELLALKSRAGSVARGDSAAGHALLALAQQGLPEAGRPVLVALRRALQDAVPGAAFEVATGDLMNLDCRLAAALDRQTGTLDEVLRCGGGRVPEARRLALGLREIAQSRGKGGASGAVKYLSHPDTRVRLAALDAVSSRPVPEAAGPVRELLGGSDPVVAASAAGAAGKLKDGEALPRVRVLAERVPQEPDLAEPVAGGLVDLAGKDAEPVLRTWLQHPHANVRRVAAEFLSGLTGQPVRAPHVELPADARRPEPAPEGTTLTFRTNKGTFTVALDAEAPLTSGNLVTLARQGYFRGITFHRVVPDFVAQGGDPRGDGEGGPGYSIRCEMTRRPYRRGVMGMALSGKDTGGSQFFFTYSPQPHLDGRYTAFGEVTRGLDVVDRLLEGDTILDVEVSP; this is translated from the coding sequence ATGGGTTCTCTTCGCGCCGCCGTGCCCGCCTGTCTGCTGTGGAGTCTGCTGCTCTCGGGCTGTGTCCACTCCGCGCCGTCGCCGGACACGGGGGAGGGGAGGGAGGTGGCTGTCTGGGAGGATCGCCGCTCGCTGGCGGACGGGCGGCTGGTGGAACTGGCGAGCCGAGGGGCCGTGCCGGTGCGCGTGCGGGCGCTGCGTGCACTCGCTCGCATCCAGGAGCTTTCCACGCTCGAGGCCGTGCTGACCGGGCTCGGTGCAGCCGAGGCGCCGGTGCGCGACGAGGCCGCCTTCGCCGCCGGAGTGCTGGCGCTCTCGTGGGAGCCGCTCACGGACGCGGAGAAGACGCGAATGACGGAGGCGCTGCTCGCCGCCGAGGCCGGGGAGACAGACGAGGGTGTCCGGCGCACGCTGCTCGATTCGCTGGGCAAGCTGGCGACGCCGGGAGCGGTACGTCGGCTGTCGGAGCGGCTCGCGGATGGACGTCCGGGAGGGGCGGGGCGGGCGGCCGTGGCCCTCGGAGTGGCGGCGCGCAGGGGCGCGTCGATGGCGGAGGTTCCGCTGGAGCCGGTGTCGGCGCTGACGCGGCCCGGCCAGCCAGAGGAGTCCCGGTATGGCGGGGCCTACCTGCTGGCGCTCGCGAAACGTCCCGAGGCGTTGCCGTTCCTGCGTGGCTGCCTCGGGGACGAGGCTCCCGATGTGCGCGCCCTGTGCGTGAAGGGGATGGGAGACATGGGAGGCCCGGAGGACGCGGCCGTGGTGGGCCGGTTGCTGAGCGATGAGGCGCCGCGCGTGGCGGCCGAGGCGGCGCGGTCGCTCGCGAAGCTGGCCGGGCGCTGCGGTGGGGACTGCACGCCGATGGACGAGTTGCTGGCGCTGAAGTCCCGGGCCGGGAGCGTGGCGCGGGGAGACTCCGCGGCGGGCCATGCGCTGCTCGCGCTGGCACAGCAGGGATTGCCCGAGGCGGGCCGTCCGGTGCTGGTGGCGCTACGGCGTGCGCTCCAGGACGCGGTGCCGGGCGCGGCGTTCGAGGTGGCCACGGGTGACCTGATGAACCTGGACTGCCGATTGGCGGCGGCGCTCGATCGGCAGACGGGGACGCTCGACGAGGTCTTGCGCTGTGGCGGTGGCCGGGTGCCTGAGGCGCGGCGGCTGGCGCTCGGCCTGCGCGAGATTGCCCAGTCACGTGGGAAGGGAGGCGCGAGTGGTGCGGTGAAGTACCTCTCGCACCCGGACACGAGGGTGCGGCTGGCCGCGCTCGATGCGGTGTCGAGCCGTCCCGTGCCCGAGGCCGCCGGGCCCGTGCGGGAGCTCCTCGGCGGGAGCGACCCGGTGGTAGCCGCCTCGGCGGCGGGAGCGGCCGGGAAGTTGAAGGACGGGGAGGCACTGCCGCGGGTGCGAGTGCTCGCGGAGCGTGTGCCCCAGGAGCCGGACCTGGCGGAGCCGGTGGCGGGCGGGCTGGTGGACCTGGCGGGGAAGGACGCGGAGCCGGTGCTGAGGACATGGCTCCAGCACCCGCACGCCAACGTGCGCCGGGTGGCGGCCGAATTCCTCTCTGGCCTCACGGGTCAGCCCGTGCGAGCCCCTCACGTGGAGCTGCCAGCGGATGCGCGCCGTCCCGAGCCCGCTCCGGAGGGGACCACGCTCACCTTCCGCACGAACAAGGGAACGTTCACGGTGGCGCTGGATGCGGAGGCGCCGTTGACCTCGGGCAACCTGGTGACGCTCGCGCGCCAGGGCTACTTCCGAGGCATCACCTTCCACCGGGTGGTGCCGGACTTCGTCGCGCAGGGCGGAGACCCGCGCGGAGACGGGGAGGGTGGACCGGGCTACTCCATCCGTTGCGAGATGACGCGTCGGCCCTACCGCCGGGGGGTGATGGGGATGGCGCTGTCGGGCAAGGACACGGGCGGCAGCCAGTTCTTCTTCACGTACTCGCCGCAGCCGCACCTGGATGGCCGTTACACGGCCTTCGGCGAGGTGACGCGGGGTCTGGACGTGGTGGACCGGCTCCTGGAGGGCGACACCATCCTCGACGTGGAGGTGTCGCCCTGA
- a CDS encoding HD domain-containing phosphohydrolase, translating into MDRILVVDDDPLILAALSRILQSEGYEVITHTDPAQAAKEEGFQVVLTDFMMPLLNGVELLRTLREKNPRAVRLMLTAAADFRTASEAVNRGEVFRLLGKPWSLSELTSAVRQAFEHCRLVEANERLTREVAEKNAELTAINRDLERMVVERTNGLLDGLISALDYRDTETQWHSRRVSLYSRRIGEEIALSGEQLEVVEQGALLHDIGKIGVSDTILLKPGPLSPEEWVEMRKHPEYGYKILAKMPYLHEASLIVLHHQERWDGKGYPQGLKGKEIVIGARIFAIADTVDAITSDRPYRKGRPMSVARDEIKRCSGTQFDPEVAEAFLRIPDSEWQRIRKKVEDMENAENALWAGFTPGKVPNRVAS; encoded by the coding sequence ATGGACCGCATCCTCGTGGTGGATGACGATCCCCTCATTCTCGCCGCGCTTTCGCGGATTCTCCAGTCGGAGGGTTACGAGGTCATCACCCATACGGATCCGGCCCAGGCCGCCAAGGAAGAAGGTTTCCAGGTGGTGCTGACGGACTTCATGATGCCGTTGCTCAACGGCGTGGAGCTGCTGCGAACGCTGCGCGAGAAGAATCCTCGCGCGGTCCGCTTGATGCTCACCGCCGCCGCGGATTTCCGCACGGCATCCGAAGCCGTCAACCGGGGTGAGGTGTTCCGCCTGCTGGGCAAGCCCTGGTCGCTCAGTGAGCTGACCAGTGCCGTGCGGCAGGCCTTCGAACACTGCCGTCTGGTGGAGGCGAATGAGAGGTTGACGCGTGAGGTGGCGGAAAAGAACGCGGAGTTGACCGCGATCAACCGCGACCTGGAACGCATGGTGGTGGAGCGCACCAACGGCCTGCTCGATGGCCTCATCAGCGCGCTCGACTACCGCGACACCGAGACGCAGTGGCACTCGCGCCGGGTGTCGCTGTACTCGAGGCGTATCGGTGAGGAGATCGCCCTGAGCGGGGAGCAGCTCGAGGTGGTGGAGCAGGGAGCGCTGCTGCACGACATCGGGAAGATCGGCGTGAGCGATACGATCCTGCTCAAGCCCGGTCCGCTCTCGCCCGAGGAATGGGTGGAGATGCGCAAGCATCCCGAGTACGGCTACAAGATCCTCGCGAAGATGCCGTACCTGCACGAGGCCTCGCTGATCGTGCTGCACCACCAGGAGCGGTGGGACGGCAAGGGCTATCCGCAGGGGCTCAAGGGCAAGGAGATCGTGATCGGGGCGCGCATCTTCGCGATCGCGGACACGGTGGACGCCATCACGTCGGACCGTCCGTACCGCAAGGGCCGGCCGATGTCCGTGGCGCGCGATGAGATCAAGCGCTGCTCGGGCACGCAGTTCGATCCCGAGGTGGCCGAGGCCTTCCTGCGCATTCCGGACTCGGAGTGGCAGCGCATCCGCAAGAAGGTCGAGGACATGGAGAACGCGGAGAACGCACTCTGGGCCGGCTTCACGCCGGGCAAGGTGCCCAACCGCGTCGCGAGCTGA
- a CDS encoding NAD(P)H-dependent amine dehydrogenase family protein, which yields MPRASAGPVPVVVMGLGVIGQEIARAAQLSSEVELIGAIDASPQLVGRPLSEVLGVPGLTGKVAESLEAAVGRRKGVVLLHATGSRLEQVMDQLLEALKLGLPVVSTCEELAFPFLKYPELAQKLERAAQKAGVAVLGTGVNPGFAMDRLVATAGQACGPVRHATVSRVVDARTRREALQRKVGAGLSEDEFFALVDKDQLGHVGLVESAALCALGLGMDCDDFEEEIVPVFAEEDITGGAFPVKKGRVAGIFQSAVGLEEGQERVRLELTIAVGADNPGDRIEIDADSKLVLEIRGGVPGDRATANTLVNAAPRVTAAEAGLLTVLELPAGR from the coding sequence ATGCCTAGAGCCTCCGCAGGGCCGGTCCCGGTGGTGGTCATGGGGTTGGGAGTCATCGGGCAGGAGATCGCCAGGGCGGCCCAACTTTCATCCGAGGTGGAGTTGATCGGCGCGATCGACGCCAGCCCGCAACTGGTGGGACGGCCCCTGTCCGAGGTGCTCGGGGTGCCCGGGCTGACCGGGAAGGTGGCCGAGTCGCTGGAGGCGGCGGTGGGGCGGCGCAAGGGCGTCGTGCTGCTGCATGCCACGGGCTCGCGGCTCGAGCAGGTGATGGATCAGCTGCTCGAGGCGCTCAAGCTCGGCCTGCCGGTGGTCTCCACCTGCGAGGAGCTGGCCTTCCCCTTCCTCAAGTACCCCGAGCTGGCGCAGAAGCTGGAGCGCGCGGCGCAGAAGGCCGGAGTGGCGGTGCTGGGCACCGGCGTCAATCCGGGATTCGCGATGGACAGGCTGGTGGCCACCGCGGGCCAGGCATGCGGCCCGGTGCGCCATGCCACGGTGTCTCGCGTGGTGGACGCGCGCACGCGACGTGAAGCGCTGCAGCGCAAGGTGGGCGCGGGCCTGTCCGAGGACGAGTTCTTCGCCCTGGTGGACAAGGATCAGCTCGGCCACGTGGGCCTGGTGGAGAGCGCGGCCCTGTGCGCGCTGGGGCTCGGCATGGACTGCGACGACTTCGAGGAGGAGATCGTCCCCGTCTTCGCCGAGGAGGACATCACCGGGGGCGCCTTCCCGGTGAAGAAGGGCCGGGTGGCCGGCATCTTCCAGTCCGCGGTGGGCCTGGAGGAGGGGCAGGAACGGGTGCGGTTGGAGCTCACCATCGCGGTGGGGGCTGACAATCCGGGAGATCGCATCGAGATTGATGCGGACTCCAAACTGGTGCTGGAGATTCGCGGGGGCGTGCCCGGTGACCGGGCCACCGCCAACACGCTGGTGAACGCAGCCCCGCGCGTGACGGCCGCCGAGGCCGGGCTTCTGACCGTGCTCGAGCTTCCGGCCGGTCGTTGA
- a CDS encoding MaoC family dehydratase N-terminal domain-containing protein, whose protein sequence is MLDKNAIGRASPPFLNEVEKGAIRRFAESLGDYNPIYYDEEYARASGYPTVVAPPTFPASFSSAADLRELLGVGIKSLLHAEQSFEYERPIFAGDRIFVATRVADVLERTGPAGKMDVAVIEDEGRDEEGNLVFRARRTLIVRAAKENP, encoded by the coding sequence ATGCTGGACAAGAACGCCATCGGACGGGCCTCCCCGCCGTTCCTGAACGAGGTGGAGAAGGGCGCCATCCGGCGCTTCGCCGAGTCCCTCGGCGACTACAACCCCATCTATTACGACGAGGAGTACGCACGGGCCTCGGGCTACCCCACCGTGGTGGCGCCGCCCACGTTCCCCGCCTCCTTCAGCTCGGCGGCGGATCTGCGCGAGCTGCTGGGTGTGGGCATCAAGAGCCTGCTGCACGCCGAGCAGTCCTTCGAGTACGAGCGGCCCATCTTCGCGGGCGATCGCATCTTCGTCGCCACCCGGGTGGCGGACGTGCTCGAGCGCACCGGCCCGGCCGGAAAGATGGATGTCGCCGTCATCGAGGACGAGGGCCGGGACGAGGAGGGCAACCTCGTCTTCCGCGCCCGCCGGACGCTCATCGTCCGTGCCGCCAAGGAGAATCCGTGA
- a CDS encoding MaoC family dehydratase, producing the protein MPARKLYFEGLRVGDELPALAKAPIDRVQLSRYAGASGDFNPVHVDEVYAKSVGMPSVYAPGMLVMGMLGQLVSDWARGGQLRRYHVRFIKMVWPGDTIVCKGRVSDRHGEGGRYFVEVELWAENQRGELVMKGNSTIQLFYSLEDENRQRSGQSPIVVDVPRESLLNAAAAPGGEEDDERSAATSGSKKAPTQKPAAKTATAPASPASVAAKKAKK; encoded by the coding sequence ATGCCCGCGCGCAAGCTCTACTTCGAAGGACTCCGCGTCGGTGACGAGTTGCCGGCGCTGGCCAAGGCTCCCATCGACCGCGTGCAGCTGTCCCGCTACGCCGGTGCCTCGGGCGACTTCAACCCCGTCCACGTGGACGAGGTGTACGCCAAGAGCGTGGGCATGCCCTCCGTGTATGCCCCGGGCATGCTCGTCATGGGCATGTTGGGCCAGCTCGTCAGCGACTGGGCCCGCGGCGGCCAGCTGCGGCGCTACCACGTGCGCTTCATCAAGATGGTGTGGCCGGGTGACACCATCGTCTGCAAGGGCCGCGTGAGCGACCGTCACGGCGAGGGTGGCCGCTACTTCGTCGAGGTGGAACTGTGGGCGGAGAACCAGCGCGGTGAGCTGGTGATGAAGGGCAACTCCACCATCCAGCTCTTCTACTCGTTGGAGGACGAGAACCGGCAGCGCTCCGGCCAGTCCCCCATCGTCGTGGACGTGCCGCGTGAGAGCCTCCTCAACGCCGCGGCGGCCCCGGGCGGGGAAGAGGACGACGAGCGCTCGGCCGCCACGTCGGGCTCCAAGAAGGCCCCCACCCAGAAGCCGGCCGCCAAGACGGCCACGGCTCCCGCCTCTCCGGCCTCCGTCGCCGCGAAGAAGGCCAAGAAGTAG